The window tgtgaatgtgtgtgtggatgtttcccagaaatgggttgcggctgaaagggcatctgttgcgtaaaaacttgctggataagttggcggttcattccgctgtggcgaccccggattaataaaggaactaagccaacaaATAATTTCAAggttaaaaattattagcccctttaagccattaAAActataagctatattttttccatagtctacagaacaaaccatcattatacaataacttgcctaattaccctaacctgcctagttaacctaattaacctagttaagcctttaaatgtcactttaagctgtatagaagggttttgaaaattatctagtaaaatattatgtactgtcatcatggtaaagataaaataaatcaattattagaaatgagttaataaaactattatgtttagaaatgtgtggggaAAAAATCAATGAAGAAATTgggagggaaaaaataaacaggggggctaataattctgactttaactgtattcaTATCTAATATGCATCTTATTGCAGTTTGTAAGTTGCCATGTACTTTGTATATGTTTGCACTCATACAATTACCTCctttggtcatttatttactGCACTTGTTCAACTTCTTTACTCAGGGTGGTGTCTGTTCCTTCTTGGTTTTGACCACCCTGTTTAATATTGAGActggaaattaaatatttaacatgATTAAACCATGTCAAGCAGTGTTTTATAATATACATACAATTTCACATTTACAGACTATATAAGCACCCAAGTCACAAACTGATACTGTACCTTTATTTTCTGGAAAACAGTTTACCTCAGTTTTCCAGGAGTGGGTCTTTGCATGCATCAATTATGGGATCTTCAAATGTAAGCAAAAGAGATTGGTTATTCAAATAGAATTAAATTCATAAAGATGACTTGAGTTACTTAACAATAATTACATCTATGTACTATTCTGAGTTTGTAATTTACAGTTTGATAGTCATGTTTTGTGCATGTGAGATGAATAAATGCAAACTCAACAAAAATAACTCTTTGGATGAACACAATTTAATTGAGGGCAAGATTTCCATCCAATTAATTTGTTTAGCAGCAACTGAAAAAAACTATTTCCACAATTAAATGAAATTCAGTTGGTCTgacatgattttatcaaataaaagtttaaatactttggtatttttatttaacttaaactaaaAGGTCTGATAAAATCATTTATGTCTATTATGTGTCGTACATTTCAaagtctcttagttttatttgaagttatcctaaatgaactaaaagagccctttttaagcatatttcatgatACAGATACAGTTACAAATACAGTTGATTGAGATCTCAGAACTCATTTTAAGACAGTtgttgctcactgagcaaagcaacgAACGGCATTattgctaattaagctgccaacacccaaagcatgcGTGCTTCTGCAAGGTAATCTCAAAACTtaaagcattacatgaaaatcttctaaatcttcaaactgaagtaaagattaaaatcttaacaagtctttctattaactttgaacacctaagattacttttattgtcaacgtTTCCATCTCTTAATTCAATCCCAGGCAAACATTCTGGGAAATATAAATTCCctaaccaggggtccgttcttcgtacctcgcttaaatgatctaagattatttggcagatcctggatcttttaatcgtgataactgatctctctgtaatttggttcttcaaacaagttcgcgaatcagattagaatgtctggattaactgatctgagatcgctgcgtgtgttatgaaggacagatctatcgatcctcgaaatcatgatcagcaatgcaacgagaCATCATCTGAtcaatattcaattatccatgtgagcaaaattacatcaaattagcattaaatggtttgttaaatatgacacgcaagaactttccacatttgttgagctgcaggctttacactgtcatttgtcaagacaagatgcgagtattcatcatgtatttcaatgcaaatcaatgtatttagttctacatttagaaaagatttctttataatagtagccgttttttaatcggtgtaatgaataactgaatgaataaatggtgaataaaatgaatgaataaaaggtgtctgcaacttttgtgaagcatcaaatcactggcatattaactattaaaacatgtttatgactgcataaatgtattattgctttaaaaaaagtcacatattgtgcatttctattatccacaacttgtactaaagcgatctaaaaagttcatttcaataagttttctctttgcaccagatggcagtctttttactttcatttcgagggtgcagattgcatacgttttattaatttgtataactttatttattttattaatgactataactttatatatatagttaaaaaatatgtaccattttcccaagtttatataactactactgtaagaaaatatcagaattcggaacatactttctgtattatctttgcttgaactgagccgatctaatcctttTTATtggaattgaacctgctcccgatcaggtttgagctagcagaactgttgctatgacaacaactctcagatcagctttgaagaacgaaacgatcctggatcgtgtcaaattgtcaatatccaaatccagctaactgagtaatccacgtacgaagaacggaccccaggtagttggaccaacacaataTTGACCCAACACAAAATGCTTAAGTTAACTTCATAGTTTACAAAATGAACAAGCAGCAGTGATCGTTTTTTTGAAGTGCATGTTGACAGGTTAGATATTTAGCTTTGTGAACATGCCTCCTGTAGTTTTGAACTCGTTTACACAGCGCACACAAAACCTCTGCAATCATGATTTATCTAAACATGTGCACTTGATAGCTGTCTGGCAAACCAAAGTAAATGTtcctttttgtaaaaaaataacccAAATTCTTTCTTGTGAGTAGCTAATGCATTCATTTAGACaactaataaaacaatatttaggcCTAGTAATTATAATTGTGAttatcttcagaaacatttttgatgtgctggttgaaagtctcttcacattctaatagtaatgattaagttaaataatctcaatgtatttttatgtatttttatattctgggtaaggcataagactaaaagaTGTTcttccaattaaaatttgtcggCTCATTAATTCcaataattctgataagtagatTTTTACATTTGTGCACCACTGTTCATGCAGACAAATCCGCTGTTTGTGTGTTCAGCAGTAATAAAAATGTTgataataaactttttaaaatcctgaatcaattatggagttacttttgcacgctggagaaaggattacaccatggctgaagtatttcttttagacaggtcatgttatgttttaaaacatttttagtcACTCAAAGCTTATTTAAATTTTGGTAttttacgaatgggttatatgcacaaaaGTGTTGATCGGCCACCAAAATCTTCCGGCGAAAGTTTGATgttactattttcaatttcataaaggaccttttacagcatcgataatgtggatttttatttagtttaacaacaaaacataagtacaTAGCGCtgttccacctagcctgctttttATGAAGTGAAGTTGGTTTTTTATTCACATCGCATTGGTTCATTTATGAACAATGTCAACCAGTGGCGCTGTCTctttattgtttaccatgctactttgaatattcggtctaaaatagcatgtaagtatagcttagtaataagtgtaattcctgaaCCTCGCCGGTCAAAGCAGAGTCGCTTTAGAACAAAGCACAAGTGTCTACTGTCACCTTTATGGTGTGCGTTTGTGATGTGTGGCATAGTTTTTAAAGCTACTATGCTAACggttttggcagatcacctactgcacctttaaccgaGTCACCAATAAAAATAGCTTAATGGAGAAAATTAATTACACATCAGCATAACGAATGAGATGATATCAGgaacttgttcattcatttactttttggattagtccctttattaatctggggtcaccacagcggaatgaaccaccaacttatccagcatatgttttacgcagtggaaaccttaccagccgcaacccaacactgggaaacacccatacactcttgcagtcatacacatacaatacgggcagtttagcatacccaattcacctatagcacatgtctttggactgtgggggaaaacgtagcacccagaggaaacccacgcgaacatgggaagaacatgcaaacttcacacagaaatgctaactcacccagccaggactccaatcatgaccttcttgctgtgaggcgattgtgctacccactacaccacTGTGATGCCCGGTAACAGAAactattgataaaaaataaaaaggattatataataaatgaatgagcCTCAGACTATTAACCCTTGATAAAAGCAGGCCATTAAACATCAGCTCACATTATAAAATGAAAGGGGAAAACAATTGAGATTTATggtttactagttttttttttgtgattatcaaattttatttcttatttttcccaaacacattcatttagttgtattaattttaagactgtaatcttattattattttgtaagatTAGTTGTTTAACAAGTTGAATTAGATCAGTAAAAACCAGTTTTGGCTTTAGACTAATTTAATatatacagggtgattcaaaaagaacaCCACAACTTCGAAAATTGAGAACTCAAACTGTTACGCCTGAGATGCTAcagagtaggcatgggacgataactgttttcatgGTATACCGCGATTAGGAAAAGttgaggttttaaaaccgccaaaatttactttaaaaccgctcctaaggtatgtgtaagattttttatttactttttgttgttgttgttttttaggacaacagtatcttttgcagaaaaaatatccaaagataccattttaaattgtaaaaaaaatctgtgatttttaaaCAAATCAAGGCAGCAGAAgtgaatgattcatttaaatgatttagccTGTAAATTAACAAATTTTGTGTTGTGAAGCATCCTATAgagaatattaatttaaaagataaatatctGAGGGGTTTACTCAATTTAGTCAAGCCTTTTATGtagttatgtatgtatgtatgtatgtatgtatgtatgtatgtatgtatgtgtctatttaaaaaaaaaaaaaacgcttctaAAGTATTATCttaaagtacagttgaagtcagaattattggcccccctgaattattagtcccctgtttatttttccctaatttcagtttaacggaaagaagatttttttccaacacatttctaatagttttaacaactcatttctaataaatgatttcttttatctttgtcatgatggcagtaaataatattttactagatattttttcaagacacttctatacagctttaaataaaatttaaaggagggctaacaattctgacttcaactgtatgtcttaaaatgtttatgcaaacaaaaatgtgaaaatcTCTGCAAAGATTTATCATCGGTGGatcaattttttttatacattagttaattttttaatataaaaaacggATCTgctttttaatataaaacaaatataatataatataatataatataatataatataatataatataatataatataatataatataatatataaacccAAATATATTGTCTTTAGGCTGTAGCGCAAAtctttctcaataatattagtaaagacATTTGATACATTTTACAATTTATCCACAGTTAAATACATAACCTCTGATATTTTGTGACACTTTTAGAAAGGATAGATtgaaatttacagatttttttccacattgttcCTAAACTAGAAACCAAACTTAAAAACTACATACAAAAAatgtgtatgtaaaaaaaaaatacaacagagCCACCTTGTGGACAACTAAAATGTGCGTTTacgtaaataaaatgtcaacatagTGATGGACAATTATCGTAACTGTAGAAGACAAACACATATTATAGTCTTCAGACTGTGGTGCACATCTGACCCCTACCTATACAAAAATATCTGAATTTTTACTGAGAAAGAAAAAGCATTACAAAATGGCGACTTGGGTGAATTTAGCAATTACGTTAAACTCCATAAAACTGGCTCAAACGTAATTtagtgataaaaaaacaaaaaaaaaaacaatctaataCGTTTTTTATGTCATGACAAACATTTGCATTACaacctaaaaatatatattctcagAGACGGGATATGGGAACACAGAAGGCTAAAAAAGGGGAGATTTGCAGGTTTAAAATTGCCCAATAAAAAAATTGACTGCAAAATGTATTCTCAAAATTatcaaaatgtacaaatattaaataaaaattttaaataaacaaatatcacaatacagtttaaaaatataataattttaccaGACTGTAATTGTAACTGTTACTAATACATcgtaataaatatacaataaatgattgaatgaagcgTGTGTGTAAACATGCAAACTTAGGACTTTGTTTTTATAAACGTGTTTATAATaggctaatgtttacattttaaatattggtCGTATCGTTGGTGTTGATTGACAGATGTTTTAATATCGATGGGAAAAACCTACTGAACGTGTGAAGcaataatgtttttaatcaaaattatttaaaatatttaaaattgtatacATCTTCCTCGGAAATTTTGCAACTTTTTATCTGTTTATGTAAATGAATACCTTCTAATTTacattcataatttcatatataaaatcgttaacattttttgtttgtgtttaaaaagCGCAATGGGGCGCTCAGCATTATTTGAAATTCGTTCGAAAGATTCCACGGATTCCATTACGTCATCGCGGTCAAGCTAGCAGCACTTCAGTACATCAGAAGACGCGCACTTGAACAGTCATTTTTACGGCTAGTTCAGCAAGAGTCCGAAAAAAGCGAAGAGAAAACAGTTTACAGTGTTTTACTGCGTTTTACTTATGTCGATATTGTGTTCTACTGCAACAGCAATGGCTAACAGCTCAACAGGTAAATGAATCCAGCAACACAGGTTGTCATTGGTGTTCAAAAGTTTGACACTGACTGTCCAATCACAATAGCTAACGTTACACTTATATCAAAATCGATTAATGAACATCGTCAACAAACAATATCAACATCGACTAATGAACATCGTCGTTATGTTATGTTTAATTTCAGTGAAATGTGATAACATTGTATAATCTGATAAACACGTATATTGAGCAAATGAAATGTCTGCTTTATAGTATACAAGAGACTGAAATGTTttcagtaaaataattaaaactgcagTCTGTAaccttttcattgaaaattacACAATCAATTTAACAAGTAGCCAGCTATAGTTAATTATGTATCTCCTTACCATCACCAGAATTACAACTGCAAgcctgtaatatatattttttcataaagaagCTTTTATTAGActtgtttatttgaaatttgaATGAAATCATTACAATTAAAGAAAATCAAATCAGCTAATACTATAGTTATATAGAATAAATACTTAGTGCCAGTGCTTATATTGGAAACATCATGTTGTGACATTGTTTATtgtaaaatagtttattatttagtTCTATTCAATGAAAGTGAAtgtaataacaattttttttttcagaaacacAACCAAACACTATGAAGAACAGCCTTCGTGCATTCTTCAGGAATATATGGCTGGCTGTACAAAACGCCAATCAGTCCGGAAGTCGAGGCAGTAAAGTGTCTCCTTTTCAGCCTCCGTCTGAGACAGAACCAGCGGCTCCACAGCCAGGCCCATCAACAGATGATCCTCAGCCTGCTCTGTCCAGCTTTGAGTCTCTGGCTGTAGACGATCAGACTGATCCTCAGTCTTGTCTGTCCAGCTTTGAGCCTCAGGCTGTAGACGATCAGACTGATCTCCAGCTTAGTCCATCCAGCAACAAGCCAGCAAACTTTGAAGGAAATCCATCCATTGGAGAACCAGCTAAAGGTGAGCCTAGTGTCATTATTATGCTGCTTTGTGTCAAGTAACACTATGTATAGCATATAATGtacaaataattttttgaatCATGTTCATCCGGATCTGTGTGTCTAGACAAAACTgcgcgcatgcacacacacacacacacacacacacacacacacacacacacacacacacacacacacacacacacacagttattgttgtttattgtaaaatattttattaaccaGTTCAATTTAAAGAAAATGGAGTAACTAACAATCTTTTTGTCATTGTTTCCAGAAACTCAACCAAAAAGAAAGAAGAACAGCCTTCATGCATTCTTCAAAAGGAAATGGCTGTCTGTACAAAAAAGCAATCAGCGTCAACGTCGAGGCAATAAAGTGTCTCCTTTTCAGCCTCCGTCTGACACAGAACCAGTGGGTCCACAGCCAGGCCCATCTAACCACAAGTCAACAGCTGTAGAAGATCAGACTGATCTTCAGCCTGCTCTGTCCAGCTTTGAGCCTCTAGCTGTAGACGATCGAACTGATCCTCAACTTGGTCTGTCCAGCCTTGAGTCTCTGGCTGTAGACGATCAGACTGGCATTCAGCCTGCTCTGTTCAGCTTGGAGCCTCTAGCTGTAGATGATCGAACTGATCCTCAACTTGGTCCGTCCAGCCTTGAGTCTCTGGCTGTAGATGATCAGACAGGCATTCAGTCTGCTCTGTCCAGCTTTGAGCCTCTGGCTGTAGACGATCGAACTGATCTTCAGCTTGGTCTGTCCAGCTTTGAGTCTCCTGCTGTAGATGATGAGGCTGGCATTCAGTCTGCTCTGTCCAGCTTTGAGCCTCTGGCTGTGGACGATCGAACTGATCTTCAGCTTGGTCTGTCCAGCTTTGAGTCTCTGGCTGTAAACGATCAGACTGATCCTCAGCCTGGTCCATCCAGCAACAAACCACCAAACTGTGAAGAAAATCCTGAGCCAGCTGAAGGTGTGTCtagtgtaattttattttaatcctGTTTATCACACTTGTGACAAGTGACTCTGTCAGTCTGTGTAATTATTTATGGACTTTGCATGATTTGTGttagtttggtttattttagTAGATTTCTTCAGTATATGAATTCTAATATCTGGTGGCATTTTCcaattttttgtgtttgtttggggTTTCTAGAAAAAGATTCAGCTGCTCTTGAGACAAATCCACCTGTTCCGGAGTCAAATTCATCAACTCGTCCAAAAGATTCACTCTACCCTGAGCCAAGTCCACCTTCTCCTCAGTCAGATAAACCCGTTTCCCAGGCAGGAGGTCAGCAGGATCTGAATGATCAAACAGAGTCTCCAGAAGACTGGTTAAGAACCTTCTCATTGCCGGGTCCATCTACTCGTAAGTGTTTACATTTTTCTTGTTCTCATGCATTGACTGTAACCAATTTTTCTAGTagctgctgtgtaaaatattaaTCCAAGaagtataattttttatatttcctgtCCACATAAAATCAAAACTTACAATGTATTCTTTGCTAGTTTACATTGCTATTCTTAAGGTGAATTATTAATGCtctgaaaaaaaagtttgttttggtaatcttcaatgtGGGACAAGTCTTTCCATTGATGTCTACGTGCAATATTCTTGTATggcaatattcttaaccatgttACTATTGGGTTGCTATGagtgaatgaaaaaagaaaaaagaaagccgCATCTTCTACTTAATTTTATCCcgtattccatttcagttgaaagtacatcaaaatgctgaaataaaagtTCTGGTTTATGTGGACTTTTAAAATATGATTGTATAGaaaatgattttaatttttttctttcatccTCTGTCAATATCATGTTCTTTTTGTGCTTTTTTGCAGTTCCGTTTTCTCAAGTTTACAAAGTGAGAGATGAGCTTGGAGAAGGAGGCTTCGGTGTTGTGTTTAAGGGGATCGATAAATTTACTCGACAACAGGTAGAAACACTCAGCTTTTGTACtcaccaaaccataaataaatatatttaagcgTTTATTGTTAACTATTTTCCAGACTCAAaagatttgattatttatttattttattattcttttgcAGGTTGCCATCAAGTTCGTGAAGAAGACAATGTTGGACCGGTATATCACAGTTGTAAGTTTACAGTGCACATAATGCATATGTTTAAATGCAGATAGTCTTAAATATAAGTGAATTTTGGCATTGAAAGATACCTAACCTTTTGTTAAATTTTTCTCCAGCCTGGGGTTTCCAAACCACTGCCTATAGAGGTGGCCCTAAACCTGCAGCTGAATCAAGCTCCATTAAGCCCCTACATTGTGCACATGATCGACTGGTTTGATGAGAAAGATCGGTACATCCTCATCATGGAGTATCCGCAACCCTGCGAGAACTTGCTCAAGTTTATCACTCGCAAAATCAAACTGAGTGAATCTCTGGCACGAGGCCTGTTGTACCAAGTGGTGCTCGGAGCCAAGCACTGTCTTGACAGAGGTGTCTTCCATCAAGACTTCAAGTTAAACAACTTTCTGATCAACAAAGAGACACACCAAGTCAAGGTGATAGACTTTGGCTGTGGGGATTTCATCAAAGGTGTCAATCAGGAAGGATTTACTGGTGAGTTTTAATGTTACCTTTGCTATAATGAGATGTCTTGATGTGATGAGTGAAAGCTGACATTTGGATTGGTAAATCCAAAATGGAAATGTTTGCTCAACCTAAATTTGTCTTGCTTTTTACCAAACAGGAGGATGCTGCCCACCAGAGGATGCTGTGGCCTTGAATGTAGCAGAGCCAGAAACGGTGTGGTCTCTGGCCTTTGTGCTGTACAGAGCGGTCTGCAATGGTTATCCCTTTGAAACCTATGCAGATATGAAATATGGCCATCCAACATTTAAATCTGGCATATCCAGAGGTGAGATACCAAAAACACAATTGCAGTAATACTGTTAAACACAGAGTATCATTCATTGATCATTAGTCATTTTCATAATACATGCTACATATTTCAGTTTTCAAACATGACACTGTATGTCACATGGAGATAACGATTATGCATAACTAACCAGCACTCTTCTGAACATTTGCAGAGTTCCAGGATTTGATCACACGGTGCCTGATACAAGATCCAGCCAAGAGATCCACTATAGAAGAGATGTTACAACACGAGTGGTTTCATCAGGGACAACAGCACCTCAGAAATTAGGTATCTTTGGAGATAAAGCAGATGATAATAGAAAATCCTTTTGTCCAAGTGCAAACATGGTATCATCACATTTTTCTCCACATTTATTCATTCTGCAGGTTCTGCAGATCAGGTGGAAAAACCAGCAGAAAGAAGAAAAAGTgcaaaaaacagaagaaaaaccagcggaaaag is drawn from Danio rerio strain Tuebingen ecotype United States chromosome 6, GRCz12tu, whole genome shotgun sequence and contains these coding sequences:
- the LOC137490187 gene encoding uncharacterized protein, producing the protein MSILCSTATAMANSSTETQPNTMKNSLRAFFRNIWLAVQNANQSGSRGSKVSPFQPPSETEPAAPQPGPSTDDPQPALSSFESLAVDDQTDPQSCLSSFEPQAVDDQTDLQLSPSSNKPANFEGNPSIGEPAKETQPKRKKNSLHAFFKRKWLSVQKSNQRQRRGNKVSPFQPPSDTEPVGPQPGPSNHKSTAVEDQTDLQPALSSFEPLAVDDRTDPQLGLSSLESLAVDDQTGIQPALFSLEPLAVDDRTDPQLGPSSLESLAVDDQTGIQSALSSFEPLAVDDRTDLQLGLSSFESPAVDDEAGIQSALSSFEPLAVDDRTDLQLGLSSFESLAVNDQTDPQPGPSSNKPPNCEENPEPAEEKDSAALETNPPVPESNSSTRPKDSLYPEPSPPSPQSDKPVSQAGGQQDLNDQTESPEDWLRTFSLPGPSTLPFSQVYKVRDELGEGGFGVVFKGIDKFTRQQVAIKFVKKTMLDRYITVPGVSKPLPIEVALNLQLNQAPLSPYIVHMIDWFDEKDRYILIMEYPQPCENLLKFITRKIKLSESLARGLLYQVVLGAKHCLDRGVFHQDFKLNNFLINKETHQVKVIDFGCGDFIKGVNQEGFTGGCCPPEDAVALNVAEPETVWSLAFVLYRAVCNGYPFETYADMKYGHPTFKSGISREFQDLITRCLIQDPAKRSTIEEMLQHEWFHQGQQHLRN